In the uncultured Methanobacterium sp. genome, one interval contains:
- a CDS encoding radical SAM protein, with protein sequence MRPNNKSKRILFFNAKREKCDSNSAHIGLGILSAVLKKSGHEVMVVDYQFNPNAPEPIEVFRDFKPDVIGLTLYTATMKEAERILKQISKFEKPVILGGPHATLYYNDLLEIANYVVIGEAENIIVELVENADINVKGEIIRSEPPDPEKLPFPDFKTFLGHEELYIYPLLTSRGCPYNCSFCAVRLVSTRKWRNRNIENCIEELIQAKKEFKKMGMVVVYDDNAMFRKKHIIKFLNRYLESDINLPLSIINTRADGIDDEILSLLKQADCPSIGIGVESTHPEVFKNIHKGESLDDITKAVNLIKKHKLPLALCFVIGLAGDSLQKTKCSIDFAKKIKPDHIYWNMITPFEGTEIREWYDNHGKVFDLTNHSSWVDGDFMCEEPCAETPEFTIEDRKKAYMMAILETNDTRLSIGDIMRVYPYVKEYGLYNEFFRWIPKSLWKTLKKPFVFLNELIKIYRELGLKLFVKKSLNKIRG encoded by the coding sequence TTGAGACCTAATAATAAATCTAAAAGAATATTGTTCTTTAATGCAAAAAGAGAGAAATGTGATAGTAACTCCGCTCATATTGGTCTTGGAATTTTATCTGCAGTACTGAAAAAAAGTGGACATGAAGTAATGGTTGTGGATTACCAATTTAATCCAAATGCACCAGAACCTATAGAAGTTTTTAGAGACTTCAAACCGGATGTCATAGGTTTAACACTTTATACTGCAACCATGAAAGAGGCTGAACGTATCCTGAAACAGATATCTAAATTTGAAAAGCCGGTTATACTTGGAGGGCCTCATGCAACTTTATATTATAATGATTTGCTTGAAATCGCTAATTATGTGGTGATTGGTGAAGCAGAAAATATCATTGTTGAACTGGTTGAAAATGCTGATATTAATGTTAAGGGTGAAATTATTCGGTCTGAACCTCCGGATCCTGAAAAATTACCCTTTCCAGATTTTAAAACATTTTTAGGTCATGAAGAGTTGTATATATATCCATTATTAACTAGTAGGGGATGCCCTTATAATTGCAGTTTTTGTGCTGTAAGATTGGTTTCAACCCGAAAGTGGAGAAATAGAAATATTGAAAATTGTATTGAAGAGTTGATCCAAGCTAAGAAGGAGTTCAAAAAAATGGGAATGGTAGTTGTTTATGATGATAACGCCATGTTCCGTAAAAAGCACATTATAAAATTCTTAAATCGGTATTTGGAGAGTGACATCAATTTACCCCTAAGTATAATAAATACTCGGGCAGATGGGATTGATGATGAGATTTTATCTCTATTAAAACAAGCTGATTGTCCTTCAATAGGTATTGGTGTTGAATCAACCCATCCTGAAGTTTTTAAAAATATTCACAAGGGAGAATCTTTAGATGATATAACTAAAGCAGTGAATTTGATAAAAAAACATAAATTACCTCTTGCTTTGTGCTTTGTCATTGGTTTAGCTGGTGATTCACTCCAAAAAACTAAATGTTCCATAGATTTCGCTAAAAAAATAAAACCTGACCACATTTACTGGAATATGATTACACCGTTTGAAGGTACTGAAATTCGTGAGTGGTATGATAATCATGGTAAAGTGTTTGATTTGACTAACCATTCCTCCTGGGTGGATGGAGATTTCATGTGCGAAGAACCATGTGCGGAAACACCCGAATTTACCATTGAAGATCGTAAAAAAGCTTATATGATGGCTATATTAGAAACAAATGATACAAGACTCAGTATAGGAGATATAATGAGAGTCTATCCTTATGTAAAAGAATATGGTTTGTATAATGAATTTTTTAGATGGATTCCAAAAAGTTTGTGGAAAACTTTAAAGAAACCTTTTGTTTTTTTAAATGAATTGATAAAAATCTACCGTGAATTAGGTTTAAAATTATTTGTTAAGAAGAGCTTAAATAAAATTCGCGGATAG